One window of the Chryseotalea sp. WA131a genome contains the following:
- a CDS encoding EamA family transporter has protein sequence MSGAVATTKDYLKLHFLVFLWGFTAVLGKLVSIPSVEMVFYRTLLAAIGMGFLMILFRTSFKVDTRDLIKILLTGAIVAIHWLTFFSSGRVSNPSTSLVGFATCSFWAALIEPIANRKKIHWLEMSLGIVVLLGLAIIFSINFNFAWGLFLGILSGLTAAIFSVINAKLVARVNAHTITFYEMLGACLFVALMFPPYQQFWAEGNELQLLPAAMDWVYIAIMAWACSVYAYSVAINLTKKLSVFFIQLALNLEPVYGIILALLVFGQQEVMSWNFYVGTLIILSAVASYPFLKRKYALQI, from the coding sequence ATGAGCGGAGCAGTAGCCACCACCAAAGATTATCTGAAACTTCATTTCTTGGTTTTCTTGTGGGGATTTACTGCCGTGCTGGGTAAGCTCGTGAGCATCCCTTCGGTGGAAATGGTTTTTTACAGGACTCTATTGGCCGCCATCGGCATGGGATTTTTAATGATCCTTTTCCGAACCTCCTTCAAAGTTGACACGCGAGATCTAATTAAAATTTTATTGACCGGTGCAATTGTGGCCATTCATTGGCTTACATTTTTTTCTTCGGGCCGAGTTTCTAACCCTTCTACCAGTTTGGTTGGCTTTGCCACTTGCTCATTTTGGGCAGCCTTGATCGAGCCTATTGCTAACCGCAAAAAAATACATTGGCTTGAAATGAGTTTAGGCATTGTGGTGTTGCTTGGACTGGCCATTATTTTTTCAATTAATTTCAACTTTGCGTGGGGTTTGTTTTTGGGCATTCTTTCAGGGCTTACCGCGGCCATCTTCAGTGTAATCAATGCAAAACTAGTGGCGCGCGTAAATGCCCACACCATTACCTTTTACGAAATGCTGGGAGCATGTTTGTTTGTTGCATTGATGTTTCCGCCCTATCAACAGTTTTGGGCAGAAGGCAATGAACTGCAACTACTGCCTGCCGCGATGGATTGGGTGTACATTGCCATCATGGCGTGGGCTTGCTCGGTATATGCCTATTCGGTAGCGATCAACCTCACCAAAAAACTCTCTGTATTTTTTATTCAATTGGCTTTGAACTTAGAGCCCGTTTACGGAATTATTCTTGCCTTGCTGGTATTTGGTCAGCAAGAAGTAATGAGTTGGAATTTTTACGTAGGTACGCTGATTATTTTGTCAGCCGTGGCAAGCTATCCTTTTTTGAAGAGAAAATATGCTCTCCAAATCTAA
- a CDS encoding LptF/LptG family permease has product MTILDRYILKKILSTFFFVVLILEAIICVIDVTEKIDKFVQFKLSTKAILVYYFDFIVWIAGFLSPITIFIAVIFVTSRLASRTEIIAILSSGASFRRFLRPYFYAATILAVISFFLNGWVIPRSNNNRLVFEMTYFQNKYYYDKRNVHMQVAPNVYLFIQNYNNQSNTGYQFSLERFNNGLLTEKLSAENIQWDSTKHKWTLRIWKRKKIDELFQLKPNQISSLEKGENLDTTLVITPKDFENDSKMYAGMTITELNEKINTLRFRGSTGVEAYEVERHIRYSSPFYIYVLVFMGAIVAARKSRGGTGFQIALGFLMAFVFIIFFTITSTFAQTGSISPLLAAWLPNIIFGGIAFLMYKYVPR; this is encoded by the coding sequence ATGACCATCCTCGATCGCTATATCCTCAAAAAAATCCTGTCCACGTTTTTCTTTGTGGTATTGATTCTTGAGGCCATTATTTGTGTGATTGACGTTACCGAGAAGATTGATAAGTTCGTTCAGTTCAAACTCAGCACCAAGGCTATTCTTGTTTATTATTTTGATTTCATCGTTTGGATTGCGGGGTTCCTCTCTCCTATCACCATTTTCATTGCCGTAATTTTTGTTACCTCCCGTTTGGCCTCACGCACCGAAATCATTGCCATCTTAAGCAGTGGTGCAAGTTTCCGAAGATTTTTAAGACCTTACTTTTATGCCGCCACCATTTTGGCTGTCATTAGCTTTTTTCTAAACGGATGGGTCATCCCAAGGTCAAACAACAATCGATTGGTTTTTGAAATGACCTATTTTCAAAATAAATATTATTACGATAAACGAAATGTGCACATGCAGGTAGCACCCAATGTTTATTTGTTCATTCAGAATTACAACAATCAATCCAACACCGGATATCAATTCTCATTGGAGCGTTTTAATAATGGCTTATTGACAGAGAAACTTTCTGCCGAGAATATTCAATGGGATTCTACCAAGCACAAGTGGACACTGCGCATTTGGAAACGAAAAAAAATTGACGAACTCTTTCAATTGAAACCCAACCAAATCAGTTCGCTCGAAAAAGGAGAAAATTTAGATACCACTTTGGTGATTACCCCAAAAGATTTTGAGAACGACAGCAAGATGTATGCGGGCATGACCATCACCGAACTAAATGAAAAAATAAATACACTGCGATTTCGGGGGTCCACTGGTGTGGAGGCCTACGAAGTGGAAAGGCACATTCGGTATTCATCGCCCTTTTATATTTACGTGTTGGTTTTTATGGGAGCGATTGTGGCTGCGCGCAAAAGCAGAGGTGGCACAGGCTTTCAAATTGCTTTAGGGTTTTTAATGGCATTTGTATTCATCATCTTCTTTACCATCACCAGCACGTTTGCGCAAACAGGATCTATCTCTCCGCTCTTGGCCGCTTGGTTGCCCAATATTATCTTTGGAGGAATCGCCTTCTTGATGTACAAATACGTGCCGCGTTGA
- the tgt gene encoding tRNA guanosine(34) transglycosylase Tgt produces the protein MQFQLSKVDPRSKARSGKLITDHGEIPTPIFMPVGTAGSVKAVHQRELKEDIDAKIILGNTYHLYLRPGLEILEQAGGLHKFNGWDRPILTDSGGYQVYSLGANRKITEEGVIFKSHIDGSKHTFTPEGVMDIERTIGADIIMAFDECTPYPCEYEYAKKSMHLTHRWLKRCVDRVNSTQPKYGYKQVLFPIVQGSVYKDLRKESAEFIANQQQQGNAIGGLSVGEPHEMMYEMTDLVCGILPTDKPRYLMGVGTPENILECIALGIDMFDCVMPTRNARNGMLFTSEGIINIRNEKWKDDLTPIDPAIGGYASTFYSKAYLRHLIISKEILGAQIASIHNLTFYLWLVRKARVKIEEGTFAEWKNEMVKRVTTRL, from the coding sequence ATGCAATTCCAACTATCTAAAGTAGATCCACGCTCAAAAGCCCGGAGCGGAAAACTCATTACCGATCATGGGGAAATCCCCACTCCCATCTTTATGCCCGTGGGCACAGCCGGATCGGTAAAGGCAGTACACCAGCGAGAATTGAAAGAGGACATCGATGCCAAAATAATTTTGGGGAATACCTATCACCTGTACTTGCGTCCGGGTTTGGAAATACTGGAGCAAGCTGGCGGACTACATAAATTCAATGGTTGGGACAGGCCCATTCTTACCGATAGCGGTGGCTACCAAGTGTACTCGTTAGGTGCCAACCGGAAGATCACCGAAGAGGGTGTAATCTTTAAATCGCATATCGATGGATCGAAGCACACGTTTACGCCCGAGGGAGTAATGGACATTGAACGCACCATTGGGGCAGACATCATCATGGCGTTTGACGAATGTACGCCTTACCCTTGCGAATACGAGTACGCCAAAAAATCCATGCATCTTACGCATCGATGGTTGAAGCGTTGTGTAGATCGGGTAAATAGCACACAACCAAAGTATGGATACAAGCAAGTTCTTTTTCCCATCGTGCAAGGAAGTGTGTACAAAGACCTGCGAAAAGAATCGGCTGAATTTATCGCCAACCAACAACAACAAGGCAACGCTATTGGCGGACTGTCGGTGGGGGAACCACACGAAATGATGTATGAAATGACCGATTTGGTTTGTGGCATTTTACCGACTGATAAACCCCGCTACTTGATGGGCGTGGGCACACCTGAAAATATTTTGGAGTGCATTGCTTTGGGCATTGATATGTTTGATTGTGTTATGCCCACCCGGAATGCGCGCAACGGCATGTTGTTCACCAGCGAAGGCATCATCAACATCCGAAATGAAAAATGGAAAGATGATCTTACCCCTATCGACCCGGCCATCGGTGGATATGCCAGTACTTTCTACTCCAAGGCTTACTTGCGCCACTTAATTATCTCCAAAGAGATTTTAGGCGCGCAAATTGCTTCTATCCACAACCTTACCTTCTATCTTTGGCTGGTGCGAAAAGCAAGGGTAAAAATTGAAGAAGGCACATTTGCAGAATGGAAAAACGAAATGGTAAAACGTGTAACCACCCGACTATGA